In Bradyrhizobium lablabi, one DNA window encodes the following:
- a CDS encoding alpha/beta fold hydrolase: MPKISRDGVEIYYEVHGSGPTLLLTHGYSSTSAMWQGQIEALSRHHKLVLWDMRGHGRSDYPDAPSSYSEALTVSDMASLLDEVGARNAIIGGLSLGGYMSLAFYRAHPERVRALLIIDTGPGFKKDEAREAWNKRARETGDRFEREGLAVLKGASRERSEVSHRDASGLARAARGMLAQRDARVIESLPDIKVPSLVVVGADDTPFLAASDYMAAKIPGAKKVVIPAAGHAVNFDQPQAFIEAVLPFLDGLSHSATEVVQS, encoded by the coding sequence ATGCCAAAAATCAGCCGGGACGGGGTCGAGATCTATTACGAAGTCCATGGCAGCGGCCCGACGCTGCTCCTGACCCACGGCTATTCCTCGACCTCGGCGATGTGGCAGGGCCAAATCGAGGCGTTGTCGCGGCATCACAAGCTCGTGTTGTGGGACATGCGCGGCCATGGCCGGTCCGATTATCCCGATGCCCCCTCAAGCTATAGCGAAGCGCTGACGGTTTCGGACATGGCCTCGCTGCTCGATGAGGTCGGCGCGCGGAACGCCATCATCGGCGGCTTGTCGCTTGGCGGATATATGTCGCTGGCGTTTTACCGCGCCCATCCGGAGCGCGTCCGCGCGCTGTTGATCATCGATACCGGGCCGGGCTTCAAGAAGGACGAGGCCCGCGAGGCCTGGAACAAGCGCGCGCGTGAGACCGGCGACCGTTTTGAGCGCGAAGGTCTTGCCGTGCTCAAGGGCGCAAGCCGCGAACGCTCCGAGGTCAGCCATCGCGACGCCTCAGGGCTGGCCCGCGCCGCGCGCGGCATGCTGGCCCAGCGCGACGCCCGCGTGATCGAATCGTTACCCGACATCAAGGTGCCGTCGCTGGTGGTGGTCGGCGCCGACGACACCCCGTTCCTCGCCGCCTCCGACTACATGGCGGCGAAAATTCCGGGGGCGAAGAAGGTCGTGATCCCGGCCGCCGGCCACGCCGTCAACTTCGACCAGCCGCAGGCGTTTATCGAGGCGGTGCTGCCGTTCCTCGACGGCCTGTCGCACAGCGCAACTGAGGTGGTCCAGTCATGA
- a CDS encoding polysaccharide biosynthesis/export family protein — protein MRFARAFRLPIIAAMTALALSGCMHATGPVAMAQPQGDLDSLAYGEPYPPVPAGAAYASSGASDSGGAISALRNAFAAAPQRSYTPPQEAYAAAPMPAPMPVAYETAYRLDAGDKLRVVVYGQEGLTNTYSISAGGAITMPLIGSVPARGRTPAGLAAEITAKLRNGYIRDPSVAVEIEAYRPFFILGEVAAPGQYPYVPNMSVESAVAIAGGFSPRARRDSVTLTHTDNSGSMRVVVPLGTALSPGDTVLVGERWF, from the coding sequence GTGCGGTTTGCGCGCGCGTTTCGATTGCCGATCATTGCCGCCATGACCGCGCTCGCGTTGTCGGGCTGCATGCACGCGACCGGCCCGGTCGCGATGGCGCAGCCGCAAGGCGATCTCGATTCGCTTGCCTATGGCGAACCCTATCCTCCGGTCCCGGCGGGTGCGGCTTACGCCTCATCGGGCGCATCAGATTCCGGCGGCGCCATCAGCGCGCTGCGCAATGCCTTTGCCGCGGCACCGCAACGTTCCTACACACCGCCGCAAGAGGCCTATGCGGCGGCGCCGATGCCTGCCCCGATGCCGGTCGCCTATGAAACGGCCTACCGGCTCGATGCCGGCGACAAGCTGCGGGTCGTGGTCTATGGCCAGGAAGGGCTCACCAATACTTACTCGATCTCCGCTGGTGGTGCGATCACCATGCCACTGATCGGGTCAGTCCCGGCGCGCGGACGGACGCCGGCGGGCCTCGCCGCGGAAATCACCGCCAAATTGCGCAACGGCTATATCCGCGATCCCTCGGTCGCGGTCGAGATCGAAGCCTACCGGCCGTTCTTTATCCTCGGCGAAGTCGCAGCTCCCGGCCAATATCCCTACGTGCCCAACATGAGCGTCGAAAGCGCCGTCGCGATCGCCGGTGGCTTCTCGCCACGCGCCCGGCGCGACAGCGTGACGCTGACCCACACCGACAATTCAGGCTCGATGCGCGTGGTGGTGCCGCTCGGCACCGCGCTCAGCCCCGGCGATACCGTGCTGGTCGGCGAGCGCTGGTTTTAG
- the msrA gene encoding peptide-methionine (S)-S-oxide reductase MsrA, with the protein MLFMRKTTALPSAAEALPGRATPIPTASRHFVNGRPLQPPYPQGLEQAVFGLGCFWGAERKFWELGDGIYTTAVGYAGGHTRNPTYEEVCSGRTGHTEAVLVVFDPKKISYDQLLKTFWENHNPTQGMRQGNDVGTQYRSAIYTLNDAQRQAADASRAAYQKALAAKGLPAITTEIAPAGEFYFAEDYHQQYLAKNPAGYCGLGGTGVSCPIGAGVSAA; encoded by the coding sequence ATGTTGTTCATGCGCAAGACCACCGCATTGCCGAGCGCCGCCGAGGCGCTGCCGGGCCGTGCCACCCCGATCCCCACCGCATCAAGGCATTTTGTGAATGGCCGCCCGCTGCAACCGCCTTATCCGCAAGGGCTGGAGCAGGCCGTATTCGGGCTCGGTTGCTTCTGGGGCGCGGAGCGAAAATTCTGGGAGCTTGGCGATGGCATCTACACCACTGCCGTCGGCTACGCCGGCGGTCATACCAGGAACCCGACCTATGAAGAGGTCTGTTCGGGCCGCACCGGTCATACCGAGGCGGTACTGGTGGTGTTCGATCCGAAGAAGATCTCCTACGACCAGCTCCTGAAGACGTTCTGGGAAAATCACAACCCGACGCAGGGCATGCGTCAGGGCAATGATGTCGGCACCCAATATCGTTCCGCGATCTACACCCTCAACGACGCGCAGCGCCAAGCCGCGGATGCCTCGCGCGCGGCCTATCAAAAGGCGCTCGCCGCAAAAGGCCTTCCCGCCATCACCACCGAGATCGCACCCGCCGGCGAGTTCTATTTCGCCGAGGATTATCATCAGCAATATCTCGCCAAGAATCCGGCCGGCTATTGCGGACTTGGCGGCACCGGCGTGTCCTGCCCGATCGGCGCCGGCGTCAGCGCGGCGTGA
- the dnaN gene encoding DNA polymerase III subunit beta, whose protein sequence is MKVTVERAQLLKSLGHVHRVVERRNTIPILGNVLVRAENARLSLKATDLDLEVTETLPAEAASGGSTTVPAHMFYDIVRKLPDGAQIVLEGDGDRSVLAIRAGRSRFTLQTLPENDFPDLAAGDMTHSFTLAASDMKRLIDRTQFAISTEETRYYLNGIYLHTAGTAKAATLRAVATDGHRLAQIDLVLPKGAAGMPGVIVPRKTVGEVQRLIEDNEAEVKIELSQGKIRFTIGDVVLTSKLIDGTFPDYGRVIPQNNDKELIVDKKDFEAAVDRVSTISSERGRAVKLALSAGKLVLSVTNPDSGSATEELEVEYASDALDIGFNSRYLLDIAAQIEGEVAVLKLADPGSPTLVQDKESKGALYVLMPMRV, encoded by the coding sequence ATGAAGGTTACCGTCGAACGCGCGCAACTCTTGAAATCGCTGGGCCACGTCCATCGCGTGGTCGAGCGCCGCAACACCATTCCGATCCTCGGCAACGTGCTGGTCCGCGCCGAAAATGCGCGGCTGTCGCTCAAAGCCACCGACCTCGACCTCGAAGTGACCGAGACGCTGCCGGCGGAAGCCGCAAGCGGCGGCTCGACCACGGTGCCGGCGCATATGTTCTACGACATCGTGCGCAAGCTGCCGGACGGCGCGCAGATCGTGCTGGAAGGCGACGGCGACCGCTCGGTGCTGGCGATCCGCGCCGGACGGTCGCGCTTCACCCTGCAGACGCTGCCCGAGAACGACTTTCCCGACCTTGCCGCCGGCGACATGACGCATTCGTTCACGCTTGCCGCCTCCGACATGAAGCGGCTGATCGACCGCACGCAGTTTGCGATCTCGACCGAGGAGACCCGTTACTATCTCAACGGCATCTATCTCCACACCGCGGGGACCGCCAAGGCCGCGACCTTGCGCGCGGTCGCAACCGACGGGCATCGTCTGGCGCAGATCGACCTGGTTTTGCCGAAAGGCGCCGCCGGCATGCCCGGCGTGATCGTGCCGCGCAAGACCGTCGGCGAAGTGCAGCGGCTGATCGAGGACAACGAAGCCGAAGTCAAAATCGAGCTGTCGCAGGGAAAAATCCGCTTCACCATTGGCGATGTGGTGCTGACCTCGAAGCTGATCGACGGCACCTTTCCGGATTACGGCCGCGTGATCCCGCAGAACAACGACAAGGAACTGATCGTCGACAAGAAGGATTTCGAGGCCGCGGTCGACCGCGTCTCGACGATTTCGAGCGAGCGCGGCCGCGCGGTGAAACTGGCGCTATCGGCGGGAAAGCTGGTGCTGTCGGTGACCAACCCGGATTCCGGCAGCGCCACCGAAGAGCTCGAAGTCGAATACGCCTCCGACGCGCTCGATATCGGCTTCAACTCCCGCTATCTCCTGGACATCGCCGCCCAGATCGAGGGCGAGGTCGCGGTGCTCAAACTGGCCGATCCCGGTTCGCCGACGCTCGTGCAGGACAAGGAATCCAAAGGCGCGCTCTACGTGCTGATGCCGATGCGGGTGTAG
- the dnaA gene encoding chromosomal replication initiator protein DnaA, which translates to MTNIEQDRWSRVKGRLRSSVGEDVYTSWFARMDLESVEQESVRLSVPTRFLKSWIQAHYAERVLTCWQAEMPEVHRIDLTVRTAMRCAAPAKEAIAPVDARRTERADGRPAPELRATAIAPVSASHDALGGSPLDPRLTFGSFVIGRSNTLAHAAARQVAEGRRGDAVMFNPLYIHAGVGLGKTHLLQAVTWAGNSGSERKVLYLTAEKFMYGFVAALKTQTALAFKEALRGIDVLVIDDLQFLQGKSTQAEFCHTLNALIDAGRQVVIAADRPPSDLESLDDRVRSRLAGGLVVEMGSLGEELRLGILKSRVAAARAHHASFDVPEPVLDYLARTITHNGRDLEGAINRLLAHSKLNAQPVTLEMAEREVRDLIRPQEPKRIKIEDIQRVVARQYNVSRSDLLSSRRTANVVRPRQVAMYLAKTLTLRSLPEIGRRFGGRDHTTVLHAVRKIEALVAKDTALSEEVESLKRQLQE; encoded by the coding sequence ATGACAAATATCGAACAGGATCGCTGGTCACGCGTGAAGGGTCGGCTGCGCTCGAGCGTCGGAGAAGACGTCTACACCAGCTGGTTCGCGCGAATGGATTTGGAGAGCGTCGAGCAGGAAAGCGTCCGCCTTTCGGTTCCGACGCGGTTTCTCAAGAGCTGGATCCAGGCGCATTACGCCGAGCGGGTTCTGACCTGCTGGCAGGCCGAGATGCCGGAAGTGCATCGCATCGACTTGACCGTGCGCACCGCGATGCGATGCGCCGCGCCGGCCAAGGAGGCGATAGCGCCGGTCGACGCGCGCCGCACTGAGCGCGCGGACGGCCGTCCCGCGCCCGAACTGCGCGCGACCGCGATCGCGCCGGTATCGGCAAGCCACGACGCGCTCGGCGGCTCGCCGCTCGATCCGCGCCTGACCTTTGGCAGCTTTGTCATCGGCCGCTCCAATACGCTCGCGCATGCGGCGGCGCGCCAGGTTGCGGAAGGCCGGCGCGGCGATGCCGTGATGTTCAATCCGCTTTACATCCACGCCGGCGTCGGCCTCGGCAAGACCCATTTGCTGCAGGCCGTGACCTGGGCCGGCAATTCGGGCAGCGAACGCAAGGTGCTCTATCTGACCGCCGAAAAGTTCATGTACGGCTTTGTCGCGGCGCTGAAGACCCAGACCGCGCTGGCCTTCAAGGAAGCATTGCGCGGCATCGACGTGCTTGTCATCGACGATCTGCAATTCCTGCAGGGAAAGTCGACCCAGGCGGAATTTTGCCACACGCTCAATGCGCTGATCGACGCCGGCCGCCAAGTGGTGATCGCCGCCGATCGTCCGCCGTCGGACCTCGAGAGCCTCGACGACCGCGTGCGCTCGCGGCTGGCCGGTGGCCTCGTGGTCGAGATGGGATCGCTTGGCGAGGAATTGCGGCTTGGCATCCTCAAATCTCGCGTTGCCGCCGCGCGCGCCCATCATGCAAGCTTCGACGTGCCGGAGCCGGTGCTGGATTATCTGGCGCGAACCATCACCCATAATGGCCGCGACCTCGAAGGCGCCATCAATCGCCTGCTCGCGCACTCAAAGCTCAACGCCCAGCCGGTGACCCTGGAGATGGCCGAGCGCGAAGTGCGCGACCTGATCCGCCCGCAGGAACCGAAGCGGATCAAGATCGAGGACATTCAGCGGGTGGTGGCGCGGCAGTATAATGTCAGCCGCTCCGACTTGCTGTCCTCGCGCCGCACCGCCAACGTGGTGCGCCCGCGCCAGGTCGCGATGTATCTGGCCAAGACGCTGACCCTGCGTTCGCTGCCGGAGATCGGCCGCCGCTTCGGCGGACGCGATCACACCACGGTCTTGCACGCGGTGCGCAAGATCGAGGCGCTGGTGGCCAAGGATACCGCGCTCTCCGAAGAGGTCGAATCGCTCAAGCGCCAGCTGCAGGAATAG
- a CDS encoding dienelactone hydrolase family protein, protein MGKDIKLTASDNFQLGAYRADPASAPKGAVVVIQEIFGVNHHIRSVCDRLAGEGYVAIAPAIFDRVEPNFTSGYSPDEIAVARKFVANPDWAAMLRDTQAAIDAVKDKGPVGIIGFCLGGSIAYAAATKLSGLSAAIGYYGGAVVRFADDKPKVPTQLHFGEKDAGIPLADVETIKAKRPDVEIFVYPGAQHGFHCDERASYDKTSADMAWPRSMAFFAKHLKK, encoded by the coding sequence ATGGGAAAAGACATCAAGCTGACCGCTTCCGACAATTTTCAACTCGGCGCCTATCGTGCCGACCCCGCCAGCGCGCCGAAAGGGGCGGTGGTCGTGATCCAGGAAATCTTTGGCGTCAATCACCACATCCGCAGCGTCTGCGATCGTCTCGCCGGCGAAGGTTATGTCGCGATCGCGCCGGCGATCTTCGACCGCGTCGAGCCCAATTTCACGTCCGGCTATTCGCCCGATGAAATCGCGGTCGCCCGCAAATTCGTCGCCAATCCCGACTGGGCGGCGATGCTGCGCGACACGCAAGCCGCGATCGATGCGGTGAAGGATAAAGGCCCGGTCGGCATCATCGGCTTTTGCCTCGGCGGCAGTATTGCCTACGCCGCCGCGACAAAACTTTCCGGTCTATCGGCGGCGATCGGCTATTACGGCGGCGCCGTGGTACGCTTTGCCGACGACAAGCCGAAGGTGCCGACGCAATTGCATTTCGGCGAAAAGGACGCCGGCATTCCGCTCGCCGATGTCGAGACCATCAAGGCCAAAAGGCCCGATGTCGAGATTTTTGTTTATCCCGGCGCCCAGCACGGTTTTCATTGCGACGAGCGGGCGAGTTACGACAAGACCAGCGCCGACATGGCCTGGCCGAGAAGCATGGCGTTCTTTGCGAAGCATTTGAAGAAATAA
- a CDS encoding acyltransferase family protein yields the protein MLSTPSDRHRPDIDGLRAVAVMLVMNFHAFPEALPGGFIGVDIFFVISGFLITGIVARELDQQRFSLLTFYARRIRRIFPALIVVLTATLVLGWLWMLPSAYAQLSADVFASAAFFANFALLLQSGYFDVESAKKPLLHLWSLGIEEQFYLVWPLILMLAARLRLNILMTAAVLGVASFLLNVALIGSSPVATFYLPFTRAFELLAGAVLACGWSYFSQTDAASNLRAFAGTALIATAAVVLNTKSAFPGWWAALPVAGSVLVLSSPAAWGCRYLLANPLLVWIGEISYPLYLWHWPLLVFYGIIKFEPLTPLDGELILGLSTVLAWLTYRWVEKPIRFGRPSPLKIASLSTAMALIAVSGAMVVQGRGFGFRLPPEIREMADVQSDSSKWRFHQCLLDLGHETSFADDCVDRNRRPLILVWGDSTAGALLPGLRSAQQKRGFGIAQFTSSSCVPALNTDMPDAPNCRAINEQVLSLARELRPEIVLLHSTWSQYLDGMAATVAALKKETNARVVVLGSVPWWKRGLPNEVLRYFMLHHRLIPERLGDADHDGSDAKLRAKLEPLGAEFISVWDVMCSAEGCLTRVGDEARDITASDQVHLTEKGSVFLIQSVIDQVLGGQAPRSSNATQ from the coding sequence ATGTTGTCCACGCCCTCTGACCGACATCGGCCCGACATCGACGGCCTGCGGGCCGTCGCCGTGATGCTGGTGATGAATTTTCACGCCTTCCCGGAAGCGCTGCCGGGCGGCTTCATCGGCGTCGATATTTTCTTCGTGATTTCCGGCTTTCTGATCACCGGCATTGTCGCGCGCGAGCTCGATCAACAGCGCTTCAGCTTGCTTACCTTCTATGCCCGCAGGATCAGGCGGATTTTCCCGGCCCTGATCGTGGTGCTCACAGCGACCCTGGTGCTGGGCTGGCTGTGGATGCTGCCTTCGGCCTATGCGCAGTTGAGCGCCGACGTCTTTGCCAGCGCGGCGTTTTTTGCAAATTTCGCCCTGCTGCTGCAGTCCGGTTATTTCGACGTCGAATCCGCCAAAAAGCCGCTGCTGCATCTGTGGTCGCTCGGCATCGAGGAGCAATTCTACCTGGTCTGGCCGCTGATCCTGATGCTGGCCGCGCGGCTGCGCCTGAACATCCTGATGACCGCGGCGGTCCTCGGCGTCGCGTCGTTCCTGCTCAATGTGGCGCTGATCGGCTCTTCTCCGGTCGCGACCTTCTATCTGCCCTTCACCCGCGCCTTCGAATTGCTGGCCGGCGCGGTCTTGGCCTGCGGCTGGAGCTATTTCAGCCAAACCGATGCGGCGAGCAATTTGCGCGCCTTTGCCGGGACGGCGCTGATTGCGACGGCGGCCGTCGTGCTCAATACCAAAAGCGCATTTCCGGGCTGGTGGGCGGCCCTGCCGGTCGCTGGCTCCGTGCTCGTGTTGTCTTCGCCAGCGGCGTGGGGCTGCCGGTATCTGTTGGCTAACCCGCTGCTGGTTTGGATCGGAGAGATCAGCTATCCGCTCTATCTCTGGCATTGGCCGCTACTGGTGTTTTACGGGATCATCAAATTCGAGCCGCTGACGCCGCTCGATGGCGAACTGATCCTGGGCCTGAGCACGGTGCTGGCCTGGCTCACCTATCGATGGGTCGAAAAGCCAATCCGGTTTGGCCGCCCAAGTCCGCTCAAGATCGCCTCGCTCAGCACCGCGATGGCGCTGATAGCGGTCTCGGGTGCCATGGTCGTTCAGGGCCGGGGTTTTGGCTTCCGGCTGCCGCCTGAGATCCGCGAGATGGCGGATGTGCAGAGCGATTCCTCAAAATGGCGCTTTCATCAATGTCTGCTCGATCTCGGCCATGAAACCTCGTTCGCCGACGACTGTGTCGATCGAAACCGGCGCCCGCTGATTCTGGTCTGGGGCGATTCCACCGCCGGCGCACTGTTGCCCGGCTTGCGCAGCGCCCAGCAAAAGCGCGGCTTCGGCATCGCCCAGTTCACCTCCAGTTCCTGCGTGCCGGCGCTCAACACCGATATGCCGGACGCGCCGAACTGCCGCGCGATCAACGAACAGGTGTTGTCGCTCGCCCGTGAGCTCAGGCCAGAGATCGTGCTGTTGCACTCCACCTGGTCGCAATATCTCGATGGCATGGCCGCGACCGTGGCGGCGCTGAAGAAAGAGACCAATGCCCGTGTCGTCGTTCTGGGTTCGGTGCCGTGGTGGAAACGCGGACTGCCGAATGAGGTATTGCGCTATTTCATGTTGCATCACCGGCTGATTCCGGAGCGTCTTGGTGACGCGGACCACGATGGGTCGGATGCGAAGTTGCGCGCAAAACTGGAGCCGCTCGGCGCCGAATTCATTTCGGTGTGGGATGTCATGTGCAGCGCGGAGGGCTGTCTGACGCGGGTCGGCGATGAAGCCCGCGATATCACCGCGAGCGATCAGGTCCACCTGACCGAAAAGGGATCGGTGTTTCTGATCCAATCCGTCATCGATCAGGTGCTTGGCGGGCAGGCGCCGCGATCGTCGAACGCGACGCAGTGA
- a CDS encoding (2Fe-2S)-binding protein, producing MPVLNINGRNMSVDAAGDTPLLWAIREQLQMTGTKFGCGAGLCGACTVHLNGEAVRSCQTSISDAAGKKITTIEGLSAKGDHPLQKAWIAEQVPQCGYCQSGQILQAASLLAKNSNPTKEEVIAHMDGNLCRCMTYSRIQKAIMRAASEMRTASAGTERRAT from the coding sequence ATGCCTGTTCTCAATATCAATGGACGGAATATGTCCGTCGACGCGGCGGGAGATACCCCGCTGCTATGGGCCATCCGCGAGCAATTGCAGATGACCGGCACCAAATTCGGCTGCGGCGCCGGCCTTTGCGGCGCCTGCACAGTCCATCTCAATGGCGAAGCGGTGCGATCCTGCCAGACCTCGATCAGCGACGCGGCCGGCAAGAAGATCACGACCATCGAAGGCCTCAGCGCCAAGGGCGACCATCCCCTGCAGAAGGCGTGGATCGCCGAGCAGGTTCCGCAATGCGGCTACTGCCAGTCCGGCCAGATCCTGCAGGCGGCATCCCTGCTTGCGAAAAACTCCAACCCGACCAAGGAGGAAGTGATCGCGCATATGGACGGCAATCTCTGCCGTTGCATGACCTATTCGCGGATTCAGAAAGCGATCATGCGCGCCGCGTCCGAAATGCGCACCGCGTCGGCCGGAACCGAGCGGAGGGCAACATGA
- the recF gene encoding DNA replication/repair protein RecF (All proteins in this family for which functions are known are DNA-binding proteins that assist the filamentation of RecA onto DNA for the initiation of recombination or recombinational repair.) gives MTASRIHRLTLTHFRNYRAAQLEARGDVVVLVGPNGAGKTNCIEAVSFLSPGRGLRRATLEDVADNQGDGSWAVSAEVEGALGLATLGTGIDAPGADTQATSRRCRIDREPVSSVTAFGDHLRMVWLTPAMDGLFLGAASERRRFFDRLVLAIDSEHTSRVSALDRSLRSRNRLLEVRNYDDHWCDAIERETAELAVAVAATRGQTATKLAAMLRARGASAFPSAHIMLDGWMENALLTEPATAVEDRYRQILREGRARDAAAGRTLDGPHLTDLQVIYAPKNMPARDASTGEQKALLIGLVLAHATLVAEMTGITPLLLLDEVVAHLDPSRRHALFAELTKLGAQVWMTGADPAAFAGIGAAGEIFDVDSGRIGRRA, from the coding sequence ATGACCGCCTCGCGCATTCATCGCCTGACCCTCACGCACTTCCGCAATTATCGCGCCGCGCAGCTTGAGGCGCGGGGCGATGTGGTGGTGCTGGTCGGGCCGAACGGGGCGGGAAAGACCAACTGCATCGAGGCGGTCTCGTTCCTGTCGCCGGGGCGCGGCTTGCGGCGGGCGACGCTCGAGGATGTCGCCGACAATCAGGGTGACGGCTCCTGGGCGGTGTCCGCCGAGGTCGAGGGCGCCCTGGGGCTTGCTACGCTCGGCACCGGCATCGATGCGCCGGGCGCTGATACCCAAGCCACCAGCCGGCGCTGCCGGATCGACCGCGAACCGGTCAGCTCAGTGACCGCGTTCGGCGATCATTTGCGCATGGTGTGGCTGACGCCTGCGATGGACGGGCTGTTTCTAGGCGCGGCATCGGAGCGGCGGCGGTTCTTCGACCGCCTGGTGCTGGCGATCGACAGCGAGCATACGAGCCGCGTCTCGGCGCTCGATCGAAGCCTGCGCTCGCGCAACCGCCTGCTGGAAGTGCGCAATTACGATGACCATTGGTGCGACGCGATCGAACGCGAAACCGCCGAACTCGCGGTCGCGGTGGCGGCGACCCGCGGCCAGACCGCCACAAAACTCGCGGCGATGCTGCGCGCGCGCGGTGCATCGGCCTTTCCATCCGCCCACATCATGCTCGACGGCTGGATGGAGAACGCCCTGCTCACCGAACCCGCCACCGCGGTTGAAGATCGCTACCGGCAGATTTTGCGCGAGGGCCGCGCGCGCGACGCCGCCGCCGGCCGCACGCTCGACGGCCCGCATCTGACCGATCTGCAGGTAATCTACGCGCCGAAGAACATGCCGGCGCGCGATGCCTCGACCGGCGAACAGAAGGCGCTGCTGATCGGGCTCGTGCTGGCCCATGCCACCCTGGTCGCCGAGATGACGGGGATCACGCCGCTATTGCTGCTCGACGAAGTGGTGGCGCATCTTGATCCCTCCAGGCGCCACGCCCTGTTCGCCGAGCTGACAAAACTCGGCGCGCAGGTCTGGATGACCGGCGCCGATCCCGCGGCGTTTGCCGGCATCGGCGCGGCAGGCGAGATATTTGACGTCGATTCCGGCCGCATCGGCCGCCGCGCCTGA
- the rpsT gene encoding 30S ribosomal protein S20, producing the protein MANTTSAKKATRKIARRTIINKSRRTQMRGAVRTVEEAIKSGDRDAALKAMARAEPELMQAAQRNIIHKNNASRKVSRLAHQIAKLAK; encoded by the coding sequence ATGGCCAATACCACTTCCGCCAAGAAGGCGACGCGCAAGATTGCCCGCCGCACCATCATCAACAAGTCGCGCCGCACCCAGATGCGCGGCGCGGTACGAACGGTCGAAGAAGCGATCAAGAGCGGCGACCGCGATGCAGCGTTGAAGGCGATGGCGCGCGCGGAGCCAGAACTGATGCAGGCAGCGCAGCGCAACATCATTCACAAGAACAATGCGAGCCGGAAGGTTTCGCGCCTCGCGCATCAGATCGCCAAGCTTGCGAAATGA